A stretch of Onychomys torridus chromosome 2, mOncTor1.1, whole genome shotgun sequence DNA encodes these proteins:
- the Jun gene encoding transcription factor AP-1 has product MTAKMETTFYDDALNASFLQSESGAYGYSNPKILKQSMTLNLADPVGSLKPHLRAKNSDLLTSPDVGLLKLASPELERLIIQSSNGHITTTPTPTQFLCPKNVTDEQEGFAEGFVRALAELHSQNTLPSVTSAAQPVSGAGMVAPAVASVAGAGGGGGYSASLHSEPPVYANLSNFNPGALSSGGGAPSYGAAGLAFPSQPQQPQQPPPQPPHHLPQQIPVQHPRLQALKEEPQTVPEMPGETPPLSPIDMESQERIKAERKRMRNRIAASKCRKRKLERIARLEEKVKTLKAQNSELASTANMLREQVAQLKQKVMNHVNSGCQLMLTQQLQTF; this is encoded by the coding sequence ATGACTGCAAAGATGGAAACGACCTTCTACGACGATGCCCTCAACGCCTCGTTCCTCCAGTCCGAGAGCGGCGCCTACGGCTACAGTAACCCTAAGATCCTGAAACAGAGCATGACCTTGAACCTGGCCGACCCGGTGGGCAGTCTGAAGCCGCACCTCCGCGCCAAGAACTCGGACCTCCTCACGTCGCCCGACGTTGGGCTGCTCAAGCTGGCGTCGCCCGAGCTGGAGCGCCTGATCATCCAGTCCAGCAACGGGCACATCACCACCACGCCGACCCCCACCCAGTTCTTGTGCCCCAAGAACGTGACCGATGAGCAGGAGGGCTTCGCCGAGGGCTTCGTGCGCGCCCTGGCCGAACTGCATAGCCAGAACACGCTGCCCAGCGTCACGTCGGCGGCCCAACCGGTCAGCGGGGCGGGCATGGTGGCTCCCGCGGTGGCTTCGGTAGCAGgcgctggcggcggcggcggctacAGCGCCAGCCTGCACAGTGAGCCTCCGGTCTACGCCAACCTCAGCAACTTCAACCCCGGCGCGCTGAGCAGCGGCGGCGGGGCGCCCTCCTACGGCGCGGCCGGGCTGGCCTTTCCATCGCAGCCCCAGCAGCCGCAGCAGCCGCCGCCTCAGCCGCCGCACCACTTGCCCCAACAGATCCCGGTGCAGCACCCGCGGCTGCAAGCCCTGAAGGAAGAGCCGCAGACGGTGCCCGAGATGCCGGGAGAGACCCCGCCCCTGTCCCCTATCGACATGGAGTCTCAGGAGCGGATCAAGGCGGAGAGGAAGCGCATGAGGAACCGCATCGCTGCCTCCAAGTGCCGGAAAAGGAAGCTGGAGAGGATCGCCCGGCTAGAGGAAAAAGTGAAAACCTTGAAAGCGCAAAACTCGGAGCTGGCGTCCACGGCCAACATGCTCAGGGAACAGGTGGCACAGCTTAAACAGAAAGTCATGAACCACGTTAACAGTGGGTGCCAACTCATGCTAACGCAGCAGTTGCAAACGTTTTGA